A window of Haloarcula sp. H-GB4 contains these coding sequences:
- a CDS encoding ABC transporter ATP-binding protein, whose protein sequence is MRDLLTLSDLRTQFETDRGTVKAVDGIDLTVREGETVGLVGESGSGKSVTALSAMDIVDEPGHIAGGEIRFGALETVTRLSRQYPKAVRTADEGSGFITIDAATVDRSRLPASLETTADDRTLAKQFIREAPKKALPEAGDAPVTITDGYVDLTAAPERVMRDIRGGDMGMIFQDPMTSLNPAITVGEQVAESLRLHRYGSKRNDSWFNAVREITPSISRGGEMDEEVRADVISLLEEVGIPEPSDRVNEYPHEFSGGMRQRVLIAIALACRPKLLVADEPTTALDVTIQAQILDLIDDLQADLGMSVLFITHDLGVVAETCDRVAVMYAGEIVEEGPVEEIFNNPSHPYTYTLLESIPGDGTERLTPIEGNVPSLIDMPSGCHFADRCPWAEPECREGEIPYLQHGPDDVTHRSKCILESFDTDEYGTGDTGVAATETTRTDRQLMEVDGLKKHFSRADDLLDKYVGREPESVKAVDGVSMDIYEGETLGLVGESGCGKSTTGRTILRLLEPTDGKVVFAGQDLSELDKSGLRDVRRDLQMIFQDPMSSLDPRMTVGQTIMEPLKIHDLPEDTGDGSRREQRVDRVADLMEAVGLDTDQYDRYPHELSGGQRQRVGIARALAVDPDFIVCDEPVSALDVSVQAQIINLLEDLQHEFGLTYLFIAHDLSVVRHICDRVAVMYLGEVVEVADTPDLFADPKHPYTRALMSAIPEPDPTVEADRILLKGDVPSPIDPPSGCHFRTRCPEVIPPDIDIEQETYREVMDYRQRVEDEAIAIDAVREQAGNADSATAATDGGADLTEQPSGRGQVSMSAFKQTMFDRFFETSLTGENRRVVGTSIEHLADEDWDAAASVLQDRFESVCETQHPALQPDSHPAACHLYDQSDGSGD, encoded by the coding sequence ATGCGCGACCTCTTAACATTATCTGACCTCCGTACCCAGTTCGAGACGGACCGCGGAACCGTCAAAGCCGTCGACGGCATCGACCTCACCGTCAGGGAGGGGGAGACCGTCGGTCTGGTCGGCGAGTCCGGATCAGGGAAATCCGTCACAGCGTTATCGGCAATGGATATCGTCGACGAGCCCGGACACATCGCCGGCGGAGAGATCCGGTTCGGCGCACTTGAGACAGTCACACGGCTGTCCCGGCAGTATCCGAAAGCAGTACGGACAGCCGACGAGGGCAGTGGGTTCATCACCATCGACGCGGCGACGGTCGACCGGAGTCGGCTCCCTGCATCGCTTGAGACGACGGCTGATGACCGGACGCTGGCCAAGCAGTTCATTCGGGAAGCCCCGAAAAAGGCCCTCCCGGAGGCCGGTGACGCACCCGTCACGATTACCGACGGCTACGTCGATCTGACGGCAGCCCCGGAACGGGTGATGCGGGACATCCGCGGCGGCGACATGGGGATGATCTTCCAAGACCCGATGACCTCGCTGAACCCCGCGATAACGGTCGGCGAGCAGGTCGCGGAGAGCCTGCGCCTCCACCGCTACGGGAGCAAGCGAAACGACTCGTGGTTCAACGCCGTCCGTGAAATCACGCCCTCGATCAGCCGGGGCGGCGAGATGGATGAGGAGGTCCGGGCGGACGTTATCTCGCTGCTGGAGGAGGTTGGTATCCCGGAACCGTCCGACCGCGTCAACGAGTATCCTCACGAGTTCTCCGGCGGGATGCGCCAGCGCGTGCTCATCGCCATCGCGCTGGCGTGTCGCCCAAAGCTTCTCGTCGCCGACGAGCCGACGACGGCGCTCGACGTGACCATTCAGGCACAGATTCTCGACCTTATCGACGACCTCCAGGCGGACCTCGGGATGTCGGTGCTGTTCATCACGCACGACCTCGGCGTCGTCGCAGAGACCTGCGACCGCGTCGCCGTGATGTACGCCGGCGAGATCGTCGAGGAGGGGCCGGTCGAAGAAATCTTCAACAACCCATCACATCCATACACGTACACGCTGCTTGAATCGATACCAGGCGATGGGACAGAGCGGCTGACGCCGATCGAGGGGAACGTCCCCAGCCTCATCGACATGCCAAGTGGCTGCCATTTCGCCGACCGCTGTCCGTGGGCTGAGCCGGAGTGTCGCGAGGGCGAAATTCCGTACCTCCAGCACGGCCCGGACGACGTCACCCATCGCTCGAAGTGTATCCTCGAATCGTTCGATACGGACGAATACGGTACCGGCGATACCGGCGTTGCCGCGACGGAAACGACACGAACGGACAGACAGCTCATGGAGGTTGACGGGCTGAAAAAACACTTCTCGCGGGCCGACGACCTGCTGGACAAGTACGTCGGCCGCGAACCGGAGTCAGTCAAAGCCGTCGACGGCGTCTCGATGGACATCTACGAGGGCGAGACGCTGGGACTCGTCGGCGAGTCCGGCTGTGGGAAATCGACGACCGGGCGGACCATCCTCCGACTACTTGAACCGACAGACGGGAAGGTCGTTTTTGCCGGACAGGACCTTTCGGAGCTCGATAAAAGTGGTCTACGTGACGTCCGCCGGGACCTGCAGATGATCTTCCAGGACCCGATGTCCAGCCTCGACCCGCGGATGACCGTCGGCCAGACGATTATGGAGCCGCTGAAAATCCACGATCTCCCGGAGGACACCGGTGACGGCTCACGCCGCGAGCAACGGGTCGACCGTGTGGCTGACCTCATGGAGGCGGTGGGACTCGACACAGACCAGTACGACCGCTACCCGCACGAACTGTCAGGCGGACAGCGCCAGCGAGTCGGGATCGCCCGCGCGCTCGCCGTCGACCCCGACTTCATCGTCTGTGACGAACCCGTTTCAGCGCTTGACGTGAGCGTACAGGCCCAGATAATCAATCTCCTGGAGGACCTCCAGCACGAGTTCGGCCTGACGTATCTGTTCATCGCCCACGACCTGAGCGTGGTTCGCCACATCTGTGACCGTGTCGCGGTGATGTATCTCGGCGAGGTGGTCGAAGTCGCCGACACGCCGGACCTGTTCGCGGACCCGAAACATCCCTACACGCGGGCGCTCATGTCGGCGATCCCGGAACCGGACCCGACCGTGGAAGCCGACCGGATACTGCTGAAAGGTGATGTCCCGTCACCGATTGACCCACCGTCAGGCTGTCACTTCCGGACTCGCTGTCCCGAGGTCATCCCACCGGATATCGATATCGAGCAGGAGACGTACCGCGAGGTAATGGACTACCGGCAACGGGTCGAGGACGAGGCCATCGCCATCGATGCAGTCCGGGAGCAGGCCGGAAACGCCGACAGCGCCACAGCGGCGACGGACGGCGGCGCAGATCTCACCGAACAGCCAAGCGGCAGGGGACAGGTGTCGATGTCGGCGTTCAAACAGACGATGTTCGACCGGTTCTTCGAAACGAGCCTGACCGGAGAGAACCGCCGCGTCGTCGGGACGTCGATTGAGCATCTCGCGGACGAGGACTGGGACGCTGCCGCATCGGTGCTACAGGATCGATTCGAGAGCGTCTGTGAGACACAGCACCCTGCACTCCAGCCGGACTCCCATCCAGCAGCGTGCCACCTTTACGATCAGAGTGACGGAAGCGGTGACTGA
- a CDS encoding ABC transporter substrate-binding protein — MSSGDSLDRRSFLTAAGSAAAAATLAGCSGDGGDGSGTEGGDGGDGTGSDGGDGGNGGDGGSDQTLVYARGDHPENYDPQQSTSGEVAKVTNQVFDTLIQFAAGSGGQLEDALATDYTLEGSTATLTLRQGVMFHNGEEFTASDFKATWQRFTQSDYEYYLGDDTRSGYGPFTLGDWIESVDASQDYELTIELTQQFAPFLRNLAMFASAVLSKAQIESLGDSQADLGSEPAGTGAFQFDTLDNPNERIRLTANNDYWGDGPNVGTVIFKTITENSTRVQDVINGASHITDNLDSSGFQRAEESGTATLLRKDGINHGYMAMNMARFEPFRNQQVRQAIAHAVNTEAIVNQIYQGFATQASQPLPPDVLGHNDDLDPYPTDKEKAQSMLEEAGYGDGFEFELATFSNPRGYNPSPVNTANQVKSDLEEIGLTVNINQFSNFGPYLDYTSAGKHDACFLGWYTDNADPDNFLYVLLDPQVEMDAVPDGQDWVSFDADGYNTLNVSGWANTDYMELVREAQKTYAEGDRETMYEEASQIAYDESPWVFLDYAETLRAVNETVVEDSYTISSVGGPYLNTVELQ, encoded by the coding sequence ATGTCATCCGGTGATTCTCTGGACAGACGGAGCTTCCTTACCGCGGCCGGCAGTGCCGCGGCAGCCGCAACGCTTGCAGGTTGTTCCGGCGACGGCGGTGATGGTAGCGGGACCGAAGGTGGAGACGGTGGCGACGGGACTGGTAGCGATGGGGGCGACGGTGGAAACGGGGGCGACGGCGGAAGCGATCAGACGCTCGTGTACGCCCGCGGTGACCACCCCGAGAACTACGACCCACAGCAGTCAACCAGCGGCGAGGTGGCAAAAGTCACCAACCAGGTGTTTGACACCCTCATCCAGTTCGCAGCCGGAAGCGGCGGCCAACTCGAAGACGCGCTCGCAACTGACTACACACTTGAGGGGAGTACCGCGACGCTGACGCTCCGACAGGGTGTGATGTTCCACAACGGCGAAGAGTTCACCGCGTCAGACTTCAAGGCGACCTGGCAGCGGTTCACCCAGAGCGACTACGAGTACTACCTCGGCGATGATACCCGGTCGGGGTACGGTCCGTTCACGCTTGGCGACTGGATCGAAAGCGTCGACGCGAGTCAGGACTACGAGCTGACGATCGAGCTTACACAGCAGTTTGCGCCGTTCCTGCGGAACCTCGCGATGTTCGCCTCGGCAGTCCTCTCGAAAGCCCAGATCGAGTCACTGGGCGACAGTCAAGCCGACCTCGGAAGTGAACCTGCAGGTACTGGGGCCTTCCAGTTCGATACGCTCGACAACCCGAACGAGCGCATCCGACTGACGGCCAACAACGACTACTGGGGTGACGGCCCGAACGTCGGGACGGTCATTTTCAAGACCATCACCGAAAACAGCACGCGGGTGCAGGACGTCATAAACGGGGCCTCACACATCACAGACAACCTCGATTCCTCCGGATTCCAGCGCGCCGAGGAAAGCGGAACGGCGACCCTGTTGCGGAAGGACGGCATCAACCACGGCTACATGGCGATGAACATGGCCCGGTTCGAGCCGTTCCGGAACCAGCAGGTCCGCCAGGCCATCGCCCACGCCGTCAACACCGAGGCCATCGTCAACCAGATCTACCAGGGCTTTGCAACGCAGGCCTCCCAGCCGCTCCCGCCGGACGTGCTCGGGCACAACGACGACCTCGATCCGTATCCGACGGACAAGGAGAAGGCCCAGTCGATGCTCGAAGAGGCGGGTTACGGCGACGGCTTCGAGTTCGAACTCGCGACGTTCTCGAACCCCCGCGGATACAACCCCAGTCCGGTCAACACGGCGAACCAAGTGAAGTCAGACCTAGAGGAAATCGGTCTGACGGTCAACATCAACCAGTTCTCCAACTTCGGGCCGTATCTGGACTACACGTCGGCCGGGAAACACGACGCCTGTTTCCTCGGCTGGTACACCGATAACGCCGACCCGGACAACTTCCTGTACGTCCTACTGGACCCGCAGGTCGAGATGGACGCCGTCCCCGACGGGCAGGACTGGGTCAGTTTCGACGCCGACGGGTACAACACCCTCAACGTCTCCGGATGGGCCAACACGGACTACATGGAACTCGTCCGGGAAGCCCAGAAGACCTACGCGGAGGGCGACCGCGAGACGATGTACGAGGAAGCCAGCCAGATAGCCTACGACGAGTCCCCGTGGGTGTTCCTCGACTACGCCGAGACGCTTCGGGCAGTCAACGAGACTGTCGTCGAGGACTCCTACACGATCAGCTCTGTCGGTGGCCCGTATCTTAACACAGTCGAGCTGCAGTAG
- a CDS encoding ABC transporter permease — MNWTQFLFKLAEPVVPPRFVIKRLLLLIPVLFGVASVVFAILHLAPGDPAIIIAGQRASAEQLEQIRVELGLRRPLWEQYLSFLWDAARFDFGQSYSISRGNSVRSVISDRLPITLELAIYGQAAGILLGLPLGIISAVKQDSLTDHVTRIGALTGISVPIFWSGPLLILLFSTYLDVFPTSGRIKSTLFLPDTWMLFGRELPLTGMITLDTILLGNTEAFLSAAHHLFLPAVVIGVYSTALISRMMRSSMLEVIRQDYIRTARAKGQGAKITLMKHGFRNALIPVVTVIGIQFGTLLGGAVLTETVFGINGMGLTIVNAIGVSDYPVVQGTVLTFALLFTLVNLLVDVTYSYLDPRIQQ, encoded by the coding sequence ATGAACTGGACACAGTTTCTTTTCAAGCTGGCCGAGCCGGTGGTACCGCCACGGTTCGTCATCAAGCGGCTGCTGTTGCTCATCCCGGTGCTGTTCGGCGTGGCGTCGGTCGTCTTCGCGATTCTCCACCTGGCCCCGGGCGACCCGGCTATCATTATCGCTGGCCAGCGAGCGTCAGCCGAACAGCTAGAACAAATACGTGTTGAGCTGGGACTTCGGCGGCCGCTCTGGGAACAGTACCTGAGCTTCCTGTGGGACGCGGCACGATTCGACTTCGGCCAGTCCTACAGCATCAGCCGCGGGAACAGCGTCCGATCGGTCATCTCGGACCGACTCCCGATCACGCTCGAACTCGCGATTTACGGCCAAGCAGCGGGCATCCTGCTTGGACTGCCACTGGGCATCATCTCCGCGGTCAAGCAAGACTCACTGACGGACCACGTCACTCGGATCGGAGCGCTGACTGGTATCTCGGTCCCAATATTCTGGTCCGGACCGCTGCTCATCTTGCTGTTCTCGACGTATCTTGATGTGTTCCCGACCAGTGGCCGCATCAAATCGACGCTGTTCCTGCCCGACACTTGGATGCTGTTCGGTCGTGAACTGCCCCTGACCGGGATGATAACGCTCGATACGATCCTGCTTGGAAACACTGAGGCGTTCCTCTCGGCGGCGCATCACCTGTTCCTGCCGGCGGTGGTCATCGGCGTCTACTCGACAGCGCTCATCTCGCGGATGATGCGGTCCTCGATGCTCGAAGTCATCCGTCAGGACTACATCCGGACCGCGCGGGCGAAAGGGCAGGGCGCGAAGATCACGCTGATGAAACACGGCTTCCGGAACGCGCTGATTCCGGTCGTCACCGTCATCGGGATCCAGTTCGGCACGTTGCTGGGCGGGGCAGTCCTGACCGAAACCGTGTTCGGTATCAACGGGATGGGGCTGACCATCGTCAACGCTATCGGCGTCTCTGACTACCCGGTAGTTCAGGGAACGGTTCTCACCTTCGCCCTGCTGTTCACGCTTGTGAACCTCCTCGTCGATGTCACCTACAGTTATCTTGACCCACGGATCCAACAATGA
- a CDS encoding ABC transporter permease, with the protein MSTDTETRGTLGRLRASPFLADLLTNRLAVVGLTIILSMAAVAIYARVTYDVGALASSQLGTEIADRAPPGWLGPAPANQQLFGTDAAARDIYKRSLYGAWLALKFGTITVGTSTTVGVGLGIIAAYYGDVTDNVIMRTMDVLLAFPPLLLALALVAIFPRDLGLWRAVAALVLVYTPRFARVVRGAALKVLEDEYVDATVALGATDPRVLIRHILPNTLAPITVQSTLNFGLAIIDLAALSFLGFGAQAGSPSWGLMLSRGVENGLLTGEWWLSFFPGLFLAITVLGFNLLGDGMRDALDPRMRDAVD; encoded by the coding sequence ATGAGTACGGACACCGAGACACGGGGGACGCTGGGACGCCTGCGGGCGTCCCCGTTCCTCGCCGACCTGCTGACGAACCGCCTCGCCGTCGTCGGGCTGACGATCATCCTCAGTATGGCCGCCGTCGCCATCTACGCCCGCGTGACATACGATGTCGGCGCACTTGCCAGCTCACAGCTCGGGACCGAAATCGCTGACCGCGCACCGCCCGGCTGGCTCGGTCCCGCGCCCGCGAACCAGCAGTTGTTCGGCACAGACGCGGCGGCACGTGACATCTACAAGCGGAGTCTGTACGGTGCGTGGCTGGCCCTGAAATTCGGGACGATCACGGTCGGGACCTCAACGACCGTGGGTGTCGGACTGGGCATTATTGCAGCATACTACGGCGACGTGACCGACAACGTCATCATGCGGACGATGGACGTGCTGCTGGCGTTCCCGCCGCTGTTGCTCGCACTCGCGCTGGTCGCCATTTTCCCGCGAGATCTTGGACTCTGGCGGGCCGTGGCGGCGCTCGTGCTGGTGTACACGCCGCGGTTCGCTCGAGTCGTTCGGGGAGCCGCACTCAAAGTGCTTGAAGACGAGTACGTCGACGCCACGGTCGCGCTTGGCGCGACTGATCCGCGAGTTCTCATCCGGCATATCCTACCGAATACGCTCGCGCCGATTACCGTCCAGTCCACGCTGAACTTCGGACTCGCCATCATCGACCTCGCTGCACTGTCGTTTCTTGGGTTCGGTGCACAGGCAGGGTCGCCATCGTGGGGACTGATGCTTTCCCGCGGTGTCGAGAACGGCCTCCTGACCGGCGAGTGGTGGCTCTCCTTCTTCCCGGGGCTGTTCCTCGCTATCACCGTGCTCGGGTTCAATCTGCTCGGTGACGGGATGCGCGACGCGCTCGATCCGCGGATGCGCGACGCGGTTGACTGA
- a CDS encoding dihydroorotase, which translates to MLIRNATLPDGRQRDVRVRGESIVEVGRDLDASDQHVIEATGKRLFPGMIDAHVHFRQPGYPHKETWESGSRSAAAGGVTAVVDQPNTDPPTIDGESFDQKAEFAADSVVDWGINGGVTADWIPNVLLRRRLFALGEVFLADSTGDMGIEADLFADALEAATDNDVPVTVHAEDADYFNDDARARDDADAWSAFRTAKAEAEAVERACTVAQKHDATIHIAHTSTPEGVDIASEAGMTTEVTPHHLLLSRRDLSDLGTFGRMNPPLRREKRRQKLYERVVDGTVDMIATDHAPHTREEKDASIWDAPSGVPGVETVLPLLLAEACDPDSGLTYERVRDLTARNPADVFDIPQKGAIEAGKDADLVLVDTTETSAISGATLHSKCDWTPFEGHDAVFPEWTMVRGTVVYERGDVLEADDSTAQEDVFYDHQGENVRGADSERLE; encoded by the coding sequence ATGCTCATCCGTAACGCGACGCTACCGGACGGTCGTCAGCGCGACGTCCGTGTGCGTGGCGAGTCAATCGTCGAAGTCGGACGCGACCTCGACGCGTCCGACCAGCATGTCATCGAAGCGACCGGCAAGCGACTGTTTCCGGGGATGATCGACGCGCACGTTCACTTCCGCCAGCCTGGCTACCCGCACAAGGAGACGTGGGAGAGTGGGTCCCGGTCGGCGGCGGCCGGCGGCGTCACGGCTGTCGTCGACCAGCCAAACACCGACCCACCGACCATCGACGGGGAGTCGTTCGACCAGAAGGCCGAGTTCGCTGCCGATTCCGTCGTCGACTGGGGTATCAACGGTGGCGTCACGGCCGACTGGATTCCGAACGTCCTCCTTCGCCGTCGGCTGTTCGCACTCGGCGAAGTGTTCCTCGCGGACTCAACCGGCGACATGGGTATCGAGGCCGACCTGTTTGCCGACGCACTGGAGGCTGCCACCGACAACGACGTGCCGGTCACCGTCCACGCCGAGGACGCTGACTACTTCAACGACGATGCCCGGGCCCGTGACGACGCCGACGCTTGGAGCGCGTTCCGGACCGCAAAGGCCGAAGCGGAGGCCGTCGAGCGGGCCTGTACAGTCGCGCAGAAACACGATGCGACGATACACATCGCCCACACGTCCACGCCAGAGGGCGTCGACATCGCCAGTGAGGCCGGGATGACGACCGAGGTGACGCCACATCACCTGTTGCTCTCGCGGCGAGATCTCTCAGATCTGGGGACGTTCGGGCGGATGAACCCGCCTCTGCGCCGCGAAAAACGCCGCCAAAAGCTCTACGAGCGCGTCGTCGACGGGACCGTCGATATGATCGCAACGGACCACGCGCCACACACCCGTGAAGAGAAAGACGCCAGTATCTGGGACGCGCCGTCGGGCGTCCCCGGTGTCGAGACGGTCCTCCCGCTCCTACTGGCTGAAGCTTGTGACCCGGACAGCGGGCTCACCTACGAGCGCGTTCGGGACCTCACTGCACGCAACCCGGCCGACGTGTTCGACATCCCACAGAAGGGGGCTATCGAAGCCGGCAAGGACGCTGACCTCGTGCTCGTCGACACGACCGAGACGAGCGCGATCAGCGGTGCGACGCTCCACTCGAAATGCGACTGGACGCCGTTCGAGGGCCATGATGCGGTGTTCCCTGAATGGACGATGGTCCGGGGCACGGTCGTCTACGAGCGCGGCGACGTGCTGGAAGCTGACGATAGCACTGCTCAAGAGGACGTGTTCTACGACCATCAGGGCGAGAATGTCCGCGGTGCGGACAGCGAGCGGCTAGAATAA
- a CDS encoding lipoate--protein ligase family protein, which yields MRLLRGRAADPETDFERTREMAETVAEDREPALRVWRPHRQVAFGRRDANSDGYDRACRAARDRGYTVIERAVGGRAVAYTGSTVSFSLAVPTEDPRGTIDDRYEWAKATVQRALDDCGITARTGEPDAAFCPGSHSIQADGKIAGLAQRVRQSVAVVGGIVVARDHVAIAEVLAPIYEALDVPFDPQSVGSIANAGGTDDPERVIAALERSLADGRDVSVGTIRET from the coding sequence ATGCGCCTGCTACGGGGCCGCGCCGCCGACCCCGAAACCGATTTCGAGCGGACCCGCGAGATGGCCGAGACGGTCGCCGAAGACCGCGAGCCAGCCCTGCGAGTCTGGCGACCGCACAGACAGGTCGCGTTCGGCCGCCGTGACGCGAACAGCGACGGCTACGACCGAGCGTGCCGGGCCGCTCGCGACCGGGGGTACACTGTCATCGAGCGCGCCGTTGGGGGTCGCGCTGTCGCCTACACTGGGTCGACTGTCTCGTTCTCCCTCGCTGTCCCGACCGAGGACCCGCGAGGGACTATCGATGACCGCTACGAGTGGGCCAAAGCCACTGTGCAGCGCGCGCTTGACGACTGCGGCATCACCGCTCGGACCGGGGAACCGGACGCCGCGTTCTGTCCGGGGAGCCACTCGATTCAGGCCGACGGTAAAATCGCGGGGCTCGCCCAGCGCGTCCGCCAGTCCGTCGCTGTTGTCGGCGGCATTGTCGTCGCTCGGGACCACGTGGCTATCGCCGAGGTGCTGGCCCCGATTTACGAGGCGCTTGATGTCCCCTTCGACCCCCAGAGCGTCGGGAGCATCGCCAACGCTGGGGGAACCGACGACCCCGAACGGGTCATCGCAGCGCTGGAGCGGTCACTGGCTGACGGCCGCGACGTCTCGGTGGGCACTATCCGAGAGACTTAG
- a CDS encoding cysteine hydrolase family protein — MELDPAQTAIIVVDMQNGFCHPDGSLYAPDSEAAIEPCAELIDRAREAGAKVVFTRDVHPPDQFEDTHYYDEFDRWGEHVVEDSWETELVDELDPQDEDLIVVKHTYDAFYQTELEGWLDAHGVKDLIICGTLANVCVLHTASSAGLRDYRPVLVEDAVGYIEDEHREYALDHAEWLFGELTDRHDLTFA; from the coding sequence ATGGAACTCGACCCAGCGCAGACCGCCATAATTGTCGTTGATATGCAGAACGGCTTCTGTCACCCCGACGGGAGCCTCTACGCACCGGACAGCGAAGCAGCAATCGAGCCCTGTGCCGAACTCATCGACCGTGCCCGTGAAGCTGGCGCGAAGGTCGTATTCACCCGCGACGTGCATCCGCCCGACCAGTTCGAGGACACCCACTACTACGATGAGTTCGACCGATGGGGCGAACACGTCGTTGAAGATTCCTGGGAGACCGAACTCGTCGACGAGCTTGACCCACAGGACGAGGACTTGATCGTCGTCAAGCACACCTACGATGCCTTCTACCAGACGGAACTGGAGGGGTGGCTCGACGCCCACGGCGTCAAGGACTTGATCATCTGTGGCACGCTCGCGAACGTCTGCGTACTCCACACCGCGTCCAGTGCCGGCCTTCGAGACTACCGACCAGTGCTTGTTGAGGACGCCGTCGGCTACATCGAGGACGAGCACCGCGAGTACGCACTGGATCACGCGGAGTGGCTATTCGGCGAACTGACTGACCGCCACGACCTCACGTTCGCCTGA
- a CDS encoding Hvo_1808 family surface protein, whose product MRRPFALVVLCAVALLLAGCQAPSVSPDQTESSNVDLTPSEPATDYGSNDSAPAAPATDRLGYENGYWYNESLSVTTEDGLNETERETVVARTMARVERIRGLEFEETVPVSVVSRAEYRNNTGGGETGDSLRRFDNVKFEALFFIGEDRDSIAVQNSNRGESVLGYYSSQRSEIVIVSESATPTISRGTLAHELVHALQDQHFGLESDAQTRDQVQGRNGMVEGDAVAVTQTYTDRCGEAWRCIDRPAQSGGGGGDRHFGINFMQYFPYSDGPGLIGNLRERGGWSAVNDAYDDYPDGAAEVTYPERYPEWEPESVSLADRSSDDWERVRPSTDRDRPDYAVVGPSAIAGSMAYTIADDYNESSVVRTRDVINYKDGALDSDDPYNYDLPATDGWTGGRMHVYASGDETAYVWKTTWASEADAREFVDAWTAVIAHWGGTRTTDGHWVIAEDSPYTDAVSVRVDGQTVTVVNAPTADELSEVHDA is encoded by the coding sequence ATGCGCCGCCCTTTCGCCCTCGTCGTTCTCTGTGCCGTTGCGCTGTTACTTGCAGGCTGTCAGGCACCCAGTGTGTCGCCCGACCAGACGGAGTCAAGCAACGTGGATCTGACGCCAAGCGAACCCGCGACCGACTACGGGAGCAACGACTCCGCCCCGGCAGCGCCTGCGACGGACCGGTTGGGCTACGAGAACGGCTACTGGTACAACGAGTCGCTATCGGTAACAACCGAAGACGGACTGAACGAGACAGAGCGGGAAACCGTCGTTGCCCGAACAATGGCCCGCGTCGAACGGATTCGCGGGCTGGAGTTCGAAGAGACGGTTCCGGTCTCCGTCGTCTCGCGGGCCGAGTACCGCAACAACACGGGTGGCGGCGAGACCGGCGATTCGCTGCGCCGGTTTGACAACGTGAAGTTCGAGGCGCTGTTTTTCATCGGTGAGGACCGCGACTCTATTGCGGTCCAGAACAGCAACCGCGGAGAAAGCGTGCTGGGGTACTACAGCAGCCAGCGAAGTGAAATCGTCATCGTCAGTGAATCGGCGACACCGACGATTAGCCGGGGGACGCTGGCCCACGAACTCGTCCACGCGCTGCAGGACCAGCACTTCGGCCTCGAAAGTGACGCGCAGACGCGGGATCAGGTACAGGGTCGGAACGGCATGGTCGAAGGCGATGCCGTTGCTGTCACCCAGACCTACACCGACCGCTGTGGCGAGGCATGGCGCTGTATCGACAGGCCTGCCCAGAGCGGCGGTGGTGGCGGTGACCGCCACTTCGGTATCAACTTCATGCAGTATTTCCCCTACAGCGACGGGCCCGGCCTGATCGGAAATCTTCGAGAACGTGGCGGCTGGAGCGCCGTCAATGACGCTTACGACGACTATCCCGACGGGGCCGCCGAAGTGACCTATCCCGAGCGCTACCCCGAGTGGGAACCCGAGTCAGTCTCGCTTGCAGACCGGTCCAGCGACGACTGGGAGCGGGTCAGACCCTCGACCGACCGCGACCGACCCGACTACGCCGTTGTCGGCCCCTCCGCCATCGCCGGGTCGATGGCGTACACCATCGCCGATGACTACAACGAGTCGAGCGTTGTCCGGACGCGGGACGTCATCAACTACAAGGATGGGGCGTTGGACAGCGACGACCCGTACAACTACGACTTGCCCGCGACCGACGGCTGGACCGGTGGCCGGATGCACGTCTACGCCAGCGGCGACGAAACGGCATACGTCTGGAAAACGACGTGGGCCAGCGAGGCCGACGCCCGCGAATTCGTCGACGCCTGGACAGCGGTCATCGCTCACTGGGGCGGCACTCGAACCACGGACGGCCACTGGGTAATAGCGGAGGACAGTCCCTACACCGACGCTGTTTCGGTCAGGGTCGACGGACAGACCGTCACTGTGGTGAACGCACCGACAGCCGACGAACTGAGCGAGGTCCACGATGCGTAA